Proteins from a single region of Xiphias gladius isolate SHS-SW01 ecotype Sanya breed wild chromosome 2, ASM1685928v1, whole genome shotgun sequence:
- the mrpl42 gene encoding 39S ribosomal protein L42, mitochondrial isoform X2 — protein sequence MFTCLVPVRQKASVGGPSPVGPNCNVDIGVTSDGKTIVCYHPTVDIPYEFTQPIERPNPVTNPAETHDQVLKAHLSKELLKDKEGPTIEELSKMFFTTKHRWYPVGQYHMRRRKKDPPKDR from the exons ATGTTTA CATGTTTGGTGCCAGTTCGGCAGAAGGCCAGTGTCGGTGGTCCTTCACCTGTTGGCCCAAACTG TAACGTGGACATCGGCGTGACTTCAGATGGAAAAACCATAGTGTGCTACCATCCCACTGTCGACATTCCTTATGAGTTTACACAA CCTATAGAACGACCTAACCCTGTGACCAACCCGGCTGAGACCCACGACCAGGTTTTAAAGGCCCACCTCAGCAAGGAGTTGCTGAAGGACAAAGAGGGGCCCACTATAGAGGAGCTGAGCAAGATGTTTTTCACCACCAAACACCGGTGGTATCCAGTAGGACA GTACCACATGAGACGCAGAAAGAAGGATCCTCCTAAGGACAGATAG
- the mrpl42 gene encoding 39S ribosomal protein L42, mitochondrial isoform X1, producing MASAHLCKLHSLLTRFSTGTTLRRVQTCLVPVRQKASVGGPSPVGPNCNVDIGVTSDGKTIVCYHPTVDIPYEFTQPIERPNPVTNPAETHDQVLKAHLSKELLKDKEGPTIEELSKMFFTTKHRWYPVGQYHMRRRKKDPPKDR from the exons ATGGCGTCGGCTCATTTGTGCAAACTGCACAGTCTTTTAACGCGGTTTTCTACCGGCACCACACTGCGACGTGTGCAAA CATGTTTGGTGCCAGTTCGGCAGAAGGCCAGTGTCGGTGGTCCTTCACCTGTTGGCCCAAACTG TAACGTGGACATCGGCGTGACTTCAGATGGAAAAACCATAGTGTGCTACCATCCCACTGTCGACATTCCTTATGAGTTTACACAA CCTATAGAACGACCTAACCCTGTGACCAACCCGGCTGAGACCCACGACCAGGTTTTAAAGGCCCACCTCAGCAAGGAGTTGCTGAAGGACAAAGAGGGGCCCACTATAGAGGAGCTGAGCAAGATGTTTTTCACCACCAAACACCGGTGGTATCCAGTAGGACA GTACCACATGAGACGCAGAAAGAAGGATCCTCCTAAGGACAGATAG